A genomic region of Nitrosomonas ureae contains the following coding sequences:
- a CDS encoding HAD family hydrolase — translation MKNFDWQAIIFDFDGVVVESGKIKTQAFADLYRPYGDDIVAKVVQFHNQNGGMSRYHKFRHFQQHYLHKAPLTKAEEKQLDIRFSELVVEAVITADPVPGALELIRQQAEKIPLFVASGTPDSELKIIVERRGLAPYFKAVHGAPALKKTIIAEFLSTYRLNPSSVLMIGDAIADWEGAQANNTAFLGRVFPGDPNPFPAHIEIVPDLRGLADLSNSP, via the coding sequence ATGAAAAATTTTGACTGGCAAGCTATCATTTTCGATTTCGACGGTGTCGTGGTGGAATCCGGAAAAATCAAAACACAGGCATTTGCAGACCTGTACCGCCCGTATGGCGATGACATCGTCGCAAAAGTGGTGCAATTCCACAACCAGAACGGCGGTATGTCACGCTACCACAAATTCCGTCATTTCCAGCAACACTATCTCCATAAGGCGCCATTGACCAAAGCGGAAGAGAAACAACTGGATATCCGTTTCTCCGAACTGGTGGTCGAAGCCGTCATCACCGCCGATCCGGTGCCCGGTGCGCTTGAGCTGATTCGCCAGCAAGCCGAGAAAATCCCCTTGTTTGTCGCCTCCGGAACGCCGGATTCGGAACTCAAAATCATCGTCGAACGCCGCGGTCTCGCGCCCTATTTCAAAGCAGTACATGGCGCCCCGGCACTGAAAAAAACCATCATCGCAGAATTTTTATCCACCTATAGGCTCAACCCATCGTCCGTACTGATGATCGGCGACGCAATCGCGGATTGGGAAGGCGCACAAGCCAACAATACCGCGTTCCTGGGCCGCGTCTTTCCCGGGGACCCCAATCCTTTCCCCGCACATATCGAAATCGTACCCGATTTACGCGGATTAGCCGATTTAAGCAACTCACCGTGA
- the pgl gene encoding 6-phosphogluconolactonase, with amino-acid sequence MIHRHAYPDIESLSQGFADFAATTLKNTLTRKPQATLVVPGGSTPRHYLPALAKCQLPWDRITITLSDERWVDVNDEQSNEQLVKKYLMAHLLPNTSFVGLKTQHENPFDAVDTIHQRLDQLPLPLSLTVLGLGEDGHIASLFPGMNPELLSNHHCVVVAPPVAPSLRVSLSLKILAESEHIALVVTGKNKRLLLDRLNGHSDSGIPLTWLLQRASSPITVFETNTE; translated from the coding sequence GTGATACATAGACATGCCTATCCGGATATTGAATCGTTGAGCCAAGGCTTTGCCGATTTTGCCGCAACCACGTTAAAAAATACGCTAACACGAAAACCCCAAGCCACTCTAGTCGTTCCCGGCGGCAGCACCCCGCGCCACTACTTACCCGCATTGGCAAAATGTCAGCTACCCTGGGATCGAATCACAATCACGCTCTCCGATGAGCGCTGGGTGGATGTCAACGATGAACAATCGAACGAACAGCTGGTGAAAAAGTATTTAATGGCGCATCTCCTGCCAAACACCTCTTTCGTTGGCCTGAAAACCCAGCACGAAAACCCTTTTGACGCCGTCGACACCATTCATCAACGACTGGATCAACTGCCGCTGCCCTTAAGTTTGACGGTATTGGGCCTGGGAGAAGATGGACATATTGCTTCACTGTTTCCGGGCATGAATCCTGAATTGCTTTCCAACCACCATTGTGTAGTCGTTGCACCACCGGTTGCGCCATCTTTGCGGGTTAGTCTTTCATTGAAAATACTGGCGGAAAGTGAGCATATTGCGTTGGTTGTTACCGGTAAGAATAAGCGCCTGTTACTGGATCGATTGAACGGACACTCAGATTCGGGAATTCCATTGACTTGGTTATTGCAACGTGCCTCATCGCCGATTACAGTTTTTGAAACGAACACGGAGTAA
- a CDS encoding trypsin-like peptidase domain-containing protein, which translates to MKTIDPSPLSTAAHKITLRFNGQNLSVATAFFYQHAESNWLVTNWHNLSGRNPLTGKTLSVSTGAIPNELVLHAAEWGHDGDKTFLHWSERVISLLDDAGDPKWKVHPEFRERVDIAVMEFKKIPDSLRVANNEKLLNLSKFKVRAGMDAFVLGYPLGISGGAKFPIWKRASIASEPDIDVDSLPKIVIDTATREGMSGSPVYVRNTGWWLPEGESGIKNHVIGEGTKFIGIYSGRVLGEDLLSAQLGIVWKETALIEIIESNCYDLVRE; encoded by the coding sequence ATGAAGACTATCGATCCGAGTCCATTAAGCACAGCCGCACACAAGATAACTCTTAGGTTCAACGGACAAAACTTGAGTGTTGCTACAGCGTTCTTCTATCAGCATGCCGAAAGCAACTGGCTGGTCACAAACTGGCACAATCTTTCTGGAAGAAATCCGCTCACTGGAAAGACTTTGTCGGTTTCTACTGGAGCGATTCCAAATGAACTTGTACTTCATGCCGCGGAATGGGGTCATGATGGTGATAAGACATTTCTACATTGGTCGGAACGAGTAATTAGCCTACTTGATGATGCGGGTGATCCAAAATGGAAAGTGCATCCAGAATTCCGAGAGAGAGTTGATATTGCAGTAATGGAATTCAAAAAAATCCCAGACAGCCTTCGGGTTGCAAATAATGAGAAGCTTCTGAATCTTTCAAAGTTCAAGGTCAGAGCAGGCATGGATGCATTTGTACTCGGATATCCTCTTGGCATATCAGGAGGCGCGAAATTCCCAATCTGGAAAAGAGCCTCCATCGCATCAGAGCCAGATATTGATGTAGATAGCCTTCCAAAAATAGTAATTGATACTGCTACACGAGAAGGGATGTCTGGTTCGCCTGTATACGTGCGAAACACCGGATGGTGGCTTCCCGAAGGAGAAAGCGGTATAAAGAATCACGTAATAGGTGAAGGCACCAAATTCATTGGAATCTATTCCGGCCGCGTTCTTGGCGAAGACCTTCTCAGTGCTCAATTGGGAATTGTCTGGAAGGAAACTGCGCTGATAGAGATCATTGAAAGCAATTGTTATGACTTAGTCAGAGAGTGA
- a CDS encoding sulfotransferase domain-containing protein — protein sequence MLDLPRRTHIYQNHHFDSTRWDYFQPRDDDIVIATSYKAGTTWTQAIVAHLLFPDGNFPAPPAQMSPWLDMRIVPLEVVLNTLKAQQHRRFIKTHLPLDGMVYSEKIKYLYVARDARDVFMSLWNHYTKMKEEVFMLFNMLPGRVGDTLPPAPEDIHDFWHHWISRGSFAWETDGWPYWSHLANVQSWWNFRHLPNIRLFHYTDMLADTEREVRRIAAFLEIDVPEQAWDGIIKAVSFAEMKRQGGLYAPEGGQLWKGGAETFMHKGTNNRWRDVLSDEELALYDAACKRTLTPDCREWLENGGTI from the coding sequence ATGCTGGATTTACCGCGACGTACCCATATCTACCAGAATCATCATTTCGATAGCACGCGCTGGGATTATTTTCAACCGCGCGATGATGATATCGTTATTGCAACTTCCTACAAGGCGGGTACGACCTGGACACAAGCGATTGTGGCGCATCTGCTGTTTCCGGATGGGAATTTTCCGGCTCCACCTGCGCAAATGTCGCCGTGGCTGGATATGCGGATTGTTCCGCTCGAGGTGGTACTGAACACCTTGAAGGCGCAGCAGCATCGCCGCTTCATCAAAACGCACCTGCCGCTTGATGGCATGGTGTATAGCGAAAAAATCAAATATCTCTATGTCGCTCGTGACGCCCGTGATGTCTTCATGTCTTTGTGGAATCACTATACGAAGATGAAGGAAGAAGTTTTCATGTTGTTTAATATGCTGCCGGGTCGCGTAGGGGATACACTCCCGCCCGCCCCCGAGGATATTCATGACTTTTGGCACCACTGGATATCCCGTGGTTCTTTTGCATGGGAAACGGATGGCTGGCCATATTGGTCGCATCTCGCCAATGTTCAATCTTGGTGGAATTTCCGCCACCTGCCGAACATTCGGTTGTTTCACTATACCGACATGCTCGCGGATACCGAGCGCGAGGTTCGCCGCATTGCCGCTTTTCTGGAGATCGATGTGCCCGAGCAAGCCTGGGATGGCATCATCAAAGCCGTTTCATTTGCCGAAATGAAACGCCAGGGCGGGCTGTATGCACCGGAAGGCGGCCAACTCTGGAAAGGCGGAGCGGAAACTTTCATGCACAAGGGCACCAATAACCGCTGGCGCGACGTGCTCTCCGACGAGGAACTGGCGCTCTATGATGCTGCTTGCAAACGTACGTTGACACCGGATTGCCGCGAATGGCTGGAAAATGGAGGAACGATCTGA
- a CDS encoding acyl-CoA thioesterase, whose product MPDKLNDSTHHDQLPEGQPILRMVPMPSDTNYAGDIFGGWIMSQVDMAGSIPALRRAHGRVATVAVNSFVFKHPVCVGDLVSFYADIIKVGRTSITVDVAVYAQRGVREGGEEVCIKVTEAVLTYVAIDSDRRPRPVPQE is encoded by the coding sequence ATGCCTGATAAACTTAACGATTCAACTCATCATGATCAGCTGCCGGAAGGGCAACCCATACTGCGCATGGTGCCGATGCCGTCGGATACCAATTATGCCGGCGATATTTTTGGTGGCTGGATCATGTCGCAGGTGGACATGGCCGGCAGTATTCCGGCGCTGCGCCGGGCGCATGGAAGGGTCGCTACCGTAGCGGTCAATTCGTTTGTTTTCAAACATCCGGTGTGTGTTGGTGATCTGGTCAGCTTCTATGCCGACATTATCAAGGTGGGGCGTACCTCGATTACCGTCGATGTGGCCGTATACGCGCAGCGCGGTGTACGGGAAGGGGGTGAAGAGGTGTGTATCAAGGTGACCGAGGCTGTGCTGACTTATGTGGCTATCGATAGCGATCGGCGGCCAAGACCGGTACCGCAGGAATGA
- a CDS encoding ferritin-like domain-containing protein yields MENLFDAAESCLSACEIKEKLQLTEQTAQAWRDGLLSLESKSAPKPVDEPGRPGKPILVSAGDVPKRRLGTPAGLAALIHAVTHIEFNAINLAWDAVYRFRDLPQQFYSDWVHIAIEEAYHFQLLRQRLNELNSDYGDLPAHNGLWDMARHTAFDPLVRMALVPRVLEARGLDVTPGIIERLRQAGDDRTIAVLEIILRDEVGHVAIGSHWFKYLCQQRQLDSEQLFRELITQYFTGRICGPFHYEARQRAGFSAAELSALEHLRHTR; encoded by the coding sequence ATGGAAAACCTGTTCGATGCCGCTGAATCGTGTCTGTCCGCCTGTGAAATCAAGGAAAAACTTCAACTGACCGAACAAACCGCGCAAGCCTGGCGAGATGGGTTACTGTCGCTGGAATCAAAAAGTGCGCCAAAACCCGTTGACGAGCCGGGGCGCCCCGGAAAACCCATTCTGGTATCTGCCGGCGATGTGCCGAAACGCCGACTGGGCACGCCCGCAGGGCTTGCCGCACTGATTCATGCGGTCACGCATATTGAGTTCAACGCCATCAATCTGGCCTGGGATGCGGTATATCGTTTTCGTGATCTGCCACAGCAATTTTATAGTGATTGGGTACACATCGCGATTGAAGAAGCTTATCACTTCCAGTTGTTGCGCCAGCGCCTGAATGAGCTGAATAGTGACTACGGCGACCTGCCCGCGCACAACGGTTTATGGGACATGGCCAGACACACGGCATTCGATCCGCTGGTGCGGATGGCCTTGGTACCGCGTGTGCTGGAGGCCAGAGGGCTTGATGTAACGCCTGGTATTATCGAACGCTTACGACAAGCGGGCGATGATCGAACCATTGCCGTGCTTGAAATCATCCTGCGCGATGAAGTAGGACATGTCGCTATCGGTTCGCATTGGTTCAAGTATTTATGTCAACAACGTCAATTGGATTCGGAGCAGCTATTCCGGGAACTGATCACCCAATACTTTACCGGGCGGATTTGCGGCCCTTTTCATTATGAAGCCAGACAAAGGGCAGGGTTTTCTGCAGCAGAGCTCAGTGCGCTGGAACATCTCCGCCACACGCGCTAA
- a CDS encoding plasmid pRiA4b ORF-3 family protein, protein MEAKSLRSIYQLKITLKGMRPPIWRRILMASTTKLDDVHLIFQIVMGWTNSHMHEFIQGRDRYIEPDEEFPSDAKDEAQYRLDQLLKREKEKLIYIYDFGDGWEHEVVLEKILPFKTSAALPICLKGCRACPPEDIGGIGGYRMFLEAISDPTHPEHEDMLEWIAGDIEDPFDPEAFDLAEVNQLLQS, encoded by the coding sequence ATGGAAGCAAAATCTTTACGTTCCATTTATCAGCTCAAAATAACCCTGAAAGGCATGCGTCCGCCAATATGGCGCCGGATTCTAATGGCGAGTACGACCAAGCTGGATGACGTTCATCTTATTTTTCAAATCGTGATGGGTTGGACCAATTCCCACATGCACGAGTTTATTCAAGGGCGGGATCGTTATATTGAGCCGGATGAAGAATTTCCTTCTGATGCCAAGGATGAAGCGCAGTACCGGTTGGATCAACTTTTGAAGAGGGAAAAAGAAAAGCTGATCTACATTTATGATTTTGGTGATGGTTGGGAACACGAAGTGGTTCTGGAGAAAATTCTGCCATTCAAGACCAGTGCTGCTTTGCCCATTTGTCTGAAAGGGTGCCGTGCCTGTCCGCCGGAAGATATCGGAGGAATTGGCGGATATAGGATGTTCCTGGAAGCCATTTCTGATCCGACGCATCCGGAACATGAAGATATGCTGGAATGGATTGCCGGAGATATTGAAGATCCATTCGATCCGGAAGCGTTTGATCTTGCTGAAGTGAATCAACTGCTGCAAAGTTAA
- the metW gene encoding methionine biosynthesis protein MetW, with protein sequence MTDTPIPSTIALRPDFAAIAAWIHPGAKILDLGCGDGSLLRYLRDTRDVFGYGVEIDDDNLLSCFRNGINVIHNDLEAGLSSFASNSFDYVILSQTLQAVRHTEGIIQEILRVGKEGIISFPNFGYWKNRVQVISGHMPVSETLPYNWYDTPNIHLCTLDDFEALCQQCNARILERSVMNNHYRPVNFLPNLRGMLAFYRFESKG encoded by the coding sequence ATGACTGACACCCCTATACCATCGACCATTGCATTGCGCCCGGATTTTGCCGCCATCGCGGCGTGGATTCATCCCGGTGCAAAAATACTTGATTTGGGTTGCGGCGACGGTTCGTTATTGCGCTATTTACGCGATACGCGCGATGTTTTTGGCTATGGCGTGGAAATCGATGATGACAATCTTCTCAGTTGCTTTCGCAATGGAATCAATGTGATTCATAATGATCTCGAAGCGGGATTGTCCAGCTTTGCATCGAATTCATTCGATTATGTCATTCTGTCTCAGACCTTGCAGGCTGTGCGACATACCGAGGGTATCATTCAGGAGATCCTGCGGGTTGGTAAGGAAGGTATTATTTCCTTTCCCAATTTCGGTTACTGGAAAAACCGCGTGCAGGTAATTTCCGGACATATGCCGGTGTCAGAAACACTACCGTATAATTGGTACGATACGCCTAATATTCATCTTTGCACGCTGGATGATTTTGAAGCGCTGTGTCAGCAATGCAACGCACGGATTCTGGAGCGCAGCGTGATGAATAATCATTACCGTCCGGTAAATTTCTTGCCGAACCTAAGAGGGATGCTGGCATTTTACCGCTTTGAAAGCAAGGGCTAA
- the metX gene encoding homoserine O-succinyltransferase MetX: MQDSKSVGVVIPQFVQIDKLLQLKSGLSLDSYHLVYETYGQLNAARSNAVLICHALSGNHHVAGVYAENEKSIGWWDNMVGPGKPIDTDRFFVIGVNNLGGCHGSTGPASIDPHTGKHYGAGFPVVTVEDWVETQAQLAEHLGIEQFAAVVGGSLGGMQAMQWTLDYPEKVRHALVIAAAPKLTAQNIAFNDVARQAIMTDQEFYGGNFYAYDTLPRRGLRLARMLGHITYLSDDSMAAKFGRSLRNGELSFGFDVEFEIESYLRYQGDKFADLFDANSYLLMTKALDYFDPAAAYNGDLSAAFRVANANFLVISFTSDWRFSPERSREIVKALLNNELNVSYAEITSSYGHDSFLMTTPYYHQLVRAYMDNISI, translated from the coding sequence ATGCAAGATTCAAAATCAGTGGGTGTGGTGATTCCCCAATTCGTGCAAATTGACAAGCTTTTGCAACTGAAAAGCGGCTTGTCGTTGGATAGCTATCATTTGGTGTATGAAACCTATGGCCAGCTGAATGCTGCACGATCCAATGCAGTGTTGATTTGTCATGCACTTTCCGGCAATCATCATGTGGCTGGTGTTTATGCGGAAAATGAGAAGAGTATCGGATGGTGGGACAATATGGTGGGACCCGGAAAACCGATTGATACCGACCGGTTTTTTGTCATTGGCGTGAATAATCTGGGCGGCTGTCATGGCTCTACGGGTCCGGCCAGTATCGATCCTCATACGGGCAAGCATTATGGCGCCGGCTTTCCTGTGGTGACGGTGGAAGACTGGGTAGAGACACAAGCGCAATTGGCTGAACATTTAGGAATTGAACAGTTTGCCGCAGTGGTGGGCGGGAGCCTGGGGGGTATGCAAGCGATGCAATGGACACTGGATTATCCGGAGAAAGTCCGCCATGCACTGGTAATTGCTGCGGCTCCCAAATTGACCGCACAAAATATCGCATTTAATGATGTTGCGCGCCAGGCGATCATGACCGACCAGGAATTCTACGGAGGTAATTTTTATGCCTATGATACTTTGCCGCGGCGCGGCTTGCGGCTGGCGCGCATGTTGGGGCATATCACTTATCTTTCCGACGATTCGATGGCGGCGAAATTCGGTCGCAGCTTACGCAACGGTGAGCTTTCTTTCGGTTTTGATGTGGAGTTTGAGATCGAATCGTACCTGCGTTACCAGGGCGATAAATTCGCTGATTTATTCGATGCCAATAGTTATTTGCTGATGACCAAAGCACTCGATTACTTCGATCCGGCTGCCGCCTATAATGGTGATCTGAGCGCGGCATTCCGGGTGGCCAATGCAAATTTCCTGGTAATCTCGTTTACTTCGGATTGGCGTTTCTCGCCCGAGCGTTCCCGGGAAATTGTCAAGGCGTTATTGAATAATGAACTAAATGTAAGCTATGCGGAAATAACCTCCAGTTACGGGCACGATTCGTTTCTGATGACAACGCCTTATTATCATCAACTGGTACGGGCGTATATGGATAATATTTCTATCTAA
- the ptsP gene encoding phosphoenolpyruvate--protein phosphotransferase: MSFILHGIGVSEGIAIGHAHLADPAALEVAHYLIPKNQVEKEIARLDSAFAVVRKEFEALQQSVADGHARAEFSAFLDLHLMILDDPMLSEATRSMIAQTYCNAEWALTQQMQELLVQFEAIEDAYLRERKADVKQVVERILKAMLGRPGHLPVVTKLAGDSILVAHDLSPADVMQYKQHQFIAFLTDLGSQTSHTAIVARSLNIPSIVALHHAHQLILENDWLIVDGIHGIVIVNPDKYVLDEYRLRQSQLELERKKLQRLKSVAAVTLDGTQIDLYANIELPEDIAQVKESGATGIGLFRSEFLFLNRDDLPGEDEQFEAYRAVAVKMHKLPVTIRTFDLGADKSLKGSEQVATNPALGLRAIRLSLAEPKMFHKQLRAILRASKYGDVRILVPMLSNIAEIDQTLHYIEYAKQTLRDDKIQFDEHIKVGGMIEIPAAALCLETFMRKLDFLSIGTNDLIQYTLAVDRIDDAVAHLYDPFHPAILWLISHVIQSANRAKVPVSICGEMAGDKQFTRLLLGIGLQQFSMYPSQLLAVKNQILKSHLPDIIPLAQKIIKTDQPEKMAALLAKLND, translated from the coding sequence ATGAGCTTTATTTTACACGGCATAGGCGTATCGGAAGGCATTGCAATTGGTCACGCGCATTTGGCTGATCCCGCCGCTTTGGAGGTGGCACACTATTTGATCCCAAAAAATCAGGTAGAGAAGGAAATTGCACGGTTGGACAGTGCTTTCGCTGTGGTGCGGAAAGAATTCGAGGCGTTACAGCAATCTGTTGCGGATGGGCATGCGCGCGCGGAGTTTAGCGCATTTCTGGATTTGCATTTGATGATCCTGGATGACCCGATGCTGTCAGAAGCCACCCGCAGCATGATTGCGCAGACTTATTGCAATGCGGAGTGGGCCTTAACACAACAGATGCAGGAATTGTTGGTGCAGTTCGAGGCCATTGAGGATGCTTATTTGCGTGAACGCAAGGCCGATGTGAAGCAAGTGGTTGAACGTATACTCAAAGCGATGTTGGGACGCCCTGGCCACTTACCGGTTGTAACGAAGTTAGCAGGTGACAGCATCCTGGTTGCGCATGATTTAAGTCCTGCCGATGTGATGCAGTACAAGCAACATCAATTCATTGCTTTCCTGACTGATTTGGGCAGCCAGACGTCGCATACTGCGATTGTTGCGCGCAGTCTCAATATCCCCTCGATTGTGGCCCTGCATCATGCACATCAATTGATTCTGGAGAATGACTGGCTGATTGTCGATGGGATTCACGGCATCGTAATTGTAAATCCGGATAAATATGTTCTGGATGAATACCGTTTGCGGCAAAGCCAGCTCGAACTCGAAAGAAAGAAACTGCAACGCCTTAAGAGTGTGGCTGCGGTGACCCTGGATGGGACGCAAATTGATTTATACGCCAATATTGAACTACCTGAAGATATTGCGCAGGTTAAGGAGAGCGGAGCTACCGGCATCGGGTTGTTTCGTAGCGAATTTTTATTTCTGAATCGCGATGATTTACCGGGTGAAGATGAGCAATTTGAAGCGTATCGCGCGGTAGCGGTGAAAATGCATAAGTTGCCAGTCACCATACGCACATTCGATTTAGGCGCAGACAAGAGTCTGAAGGGCAGTGAGCAAGTGGCGACTAATCCGGCGTTGGGGTTACGTGCGATTCGATTGAGCCTGGCGGAACCTAAAATGTTTCACAAGCAATTGCGTGCCATTTTGCGTGCTTCCAAGTACGGCGATGTGCGTATCCTGGTGCCGATGCTGTCTAATATTGCGGAAATCGATCAAACATTGCATTACATCGAGTATGCCAAGCAGACTTTGCGCGATGACAAGATTCAATTTGACGAGCATATTAAAGTTGGTGGAATGATCGAGATACCGGCAGCTGCCTTGTGTCTGGAAACGTTCATGCGTAAGCTGGATTTTTTGTCGATCGGCACTAACGACTTGATTCAGTATACCTTGGCGGTTGATCGGATTGATGATGCCGTGGCGCATTTATATGATCCCTTTCATCCGGCCATACTCTGGTTGATTTCGCATGTCATTCAGAGTGCCAATCGCGCTAAAGTGCCCGTGTCCATCTGTGGGGAAATGGCCGGAGATAAGCAATTCACGCGATTGTTGCTGGGCATTGGATTGCAACAGTTCTCCATGTATCCGTCGCAATTGCTGGCGGTGAAAAACCAGATTCTGAAAAGCCATTTGCCTGATATTATTCCACTCGCGCAAAAAATCATTAAAACGGACCAACCGGAAAAGATGGCTGCGTTGCTGGCTAAATTGAATGATTAG
- a CDS encoding HPr family phosphocarrier protein produces MQIKEVEIINKLGLHARASAKLTKLASQFKSEVWATRNSRRVNAKSIMGVMTLAANKGSRIQLETTGDDEIEAMTALVALVEDYFGESE; encoded by the coding sequence ATGCAAATTAAAGAAGTGGAAATTATTAACAAGTTGGGCTTGCATGCGCGGGCATCAGCAAAGCTGACCAAATTGGCGAGTCAATTTAAAAGCGAAGTCTGGGCGACGCGCAATAGCCGTCGCGTCAATGCGAAAAGCATTATGGGCGTGATGACGCTGGCAGCCAATAAAGGTTCGCGCATACAGCTCGAAACCACAGGCGATGACGAGATTGAAGCGATGACAGCACTGGTCGCATTGGTTGAAGATTATTTCGGTGAGAGCGAATGA
- a CDS encoding PTS sugar transporter subunit IIA, with product MIGILVITHEDLGDHLIRCASHVVGMKPRQLSHLSVFTHDDPEVVLAKARKLIKQLDSGDGVLLLSDMLGATPCNIASRLVQPGKVECLAGANLPMLVRVITYRNEPLSVVIEKGLSGGQSGVIQINAEESSHAN from the coding sequence ATGATAGGGATTTTAGTGATCACACATGAAGATTTGGGCGATCATTTGATTCGTTGTGCAAGTCACGTGGTGGGTATGAAACCGCGGCAGTTGTCGCATTTAAGTGTTTTTACCCACGATGACCCTGAAGTGGTATTAGCTAAAGCGCGTAAATTGATAAAACAGCTGGATAGTGGCGATGGTGTGCTGCTATTGAGTGATATGTTAGGTGCGACCCCCTGCAACATTGCCAGCCGATTGGTGCAGCCTGGAAAAGTGGAATGTCTTGCTGGTGCTAACTTGCCCATGCTGGTAAGGGTGATAACGTATCGCAATGAGCCGCTATCAGTTGTCATCGAGAAAGGGCTCAGTGGCGGACAGAGTGGCGTGATACAAATCAATGCGGAAGAGTCTAGTCATGCAAATTAA
- a CDS encoding diguanylate cyclase: protein MKKNNRIRALLKAAEAMSQGDFTSDIPTGNDEIGQLGKSLEKLSGYLQKQLERSQSLYKIMVECNHNLHLIDVLNHIYESFQDHLPYDRISLALLENDGNKLKLHWSRAKYDPLILNIGLTIPTSDHSVLAITNPKEMLVIDDLSSYLEKHSKSRLTQAIFSEGIRSCLICPLLAGGKPIGFIFFSSRDKSVYKDLHSHQDLALQIASQISVLIEKNQLYQGVKLNKQLKAQKKSLEQRVTHDALTGLFNRPGIFDILHKQIQRAKRGGYGIAIIMIDIDHFKAINDTYGHLTGDAVLCEIANRLTQSARSHEYIGRYGGEEFLAIISPYNQDGALRAAERFRNAVACKEIKANETFVSVTISLGVAISAEAETLDEKWLLKKADEALYQAKHKGRNRVELADHIMIEKIS from the coding sequence ATGAAAAAGAATAATCGAATCCGGGCACTACTCAAGGCGGCTGAAGCAATGTCCCAAGGTGATTTCACATCAGATATTCCAACCGGAAACGACGAGATTGGTCAACTTGGAAAATCACTGGAGAAATTATCCGGTTACCTTCAGAAACAACTGGAAAGAAGTCAATCCCTTTATAAGATTATGGTCGAATGCAACCACAATCTTCATCTGATCGATGTTTTGAACCATATCTATGAATCTTTTCAGGATCACCTGCCTTACGATCGAATTAGCCTGGCGCTACTTGAGAATGATGGAAACAAACTTAAATTACATTGGTCACGCGCCAAATATGATCCATTGATATTAAATATCGGGCTCACTATCCCCACGTCTGACCACAGCGTTCTAGCAATTACAAACCCTAAAGAGATGCTCGTTATCGATGATTTAAGCTCATACCTGGAGAAACACTCAAAATCCCGCCTTACGCAAGCCATTTTTAGTGAAGGAATCCGTTCCTGTCTTATTTGCCCCTTGCTTGCCGGCGGCAAACCGATCGGGTTTATTTTCTTTTCCAGTCGCGATAAAAGTGTCTACAAAGATTTGCATTCACATCAGGATCTGGCGTTGCAAATCGCCAGTCAAATATCCGTTTTGATTGAGAAAAACCAATTATACCAAGGAGTCAAATTAAACAAACAGCTCAAGGCTCAGAAAAAATCACTCGAACAACGCGTCACGCACGATGCACTGACTGGTTTATTCAACCGCCCCGGCATATTTGACATTCTGCACAAACAAATCCAGCGCGCCAAACGCGGAGGCTATGGCATTGCAATCATCATGATTGATATCGATCACTTTAAAGCTATCAATGATACTTATGGTCATCTTACAGGTGATGCGGTCTTATGCGAAATTGCCAACCGGCTGACTCAATCAGCCCGCTCTCATGAATACATCGGACGCTACGGGGGTGAAGAGTTTCTGGCAATTATCTCGCCATATAATCAGGACGGCGCATTGAGAGCTGCGGAAAGATTTCGTAATGCAGTCGCTTGCAAAGAAATTAAAGCCAATGAAACATTTGTCTCCGTAACAATCAGTTTGGGTGTGGCAATCAGTGCGGAAGCAGAAACGTTGGATGAGAAATGGCTATTAAAAAAAGCAGACGAGGCATTGTACCAAGCCAAGCATAAAGGTAGAAATCGGGTTGAACTGGCAGACCATATAATGATTGAAAAGATTTCTTAA